The sequence GaattctgacccagtttctttTCTCCAAGCCAAGAAAAAATAAGTCTAATGTATTAAACAGATGTCTTCACTGCCAGATTGGCAAAGTGATGCCGGATGGGTGGAGGAGTAAACATGGCCTGGAGAGAGAGTAACTGGTACAAAGTCACACAGGAGCAGTCCATGAGGCCAGGAGGTAGCCCGTGGGACTCACCTGAACTAGGGCTGGCCactccccttctcccacccccttcACACCCATTCCTTGCTGAAAAACCCAAACATCTTGGCACCCAGTCTGGATCTCTTTACCTCTGGATCTCTTCTGTAGGGTTCATCAAACCCACTGCCGATTGACTGTCCTGAAGGGCCCCTTTCCTCCCCCAGCACTCCAAGGGAACTGAACATCAAACATCTCAGAGGGCAGGAAAGTGTTAAATATTTTGGAATCCTTGAAAAAGCCTCACTCTTTTATCCACTCACCTCCCACCTTCTCTTTTTCCCCATCACAGCAAATTCTGCAAAGGGTAGGGATATGGGCCTATAAGGGGAGGACCCAATGAGGCATTTTTTCCAGTTAGGGCTGAGATCATGGGGAGACAGGATGAGGTGTGGTGAGGGTTATCTCAGGATCCATAGCTCTGAAATGGGGGttgggggctggaggagagagtgGGCATACCGTTGACCCCTGACTCCACAGACTAGAGAGGAAAGGGTGAGATGGCAGTGGGAGTGAGAGAGGTTAGCAGGACTGCTTAACACTCAGGAGCAGGAACAGAACTGCGCGCATGCCCCAGGTCCACTCAGGGCTTCACAGGCCATGTTCCCAGTGGGGAGGGAGCAGGAaactgtgacttcctctcccctttccctccctGCCCTTAGCCTCAAGGTCACTTGTTACTGCAATGAATTCCAACCTGTGTTGTAGTTGGCACTGTTCCCTGGGCATGGTGATAATAGCTGCTCAGTACTCTGCTCCCTTTTGCTGCAAACACCCCAAACTTTTCCTTTGAAATAATAATCATTCATGTGAATAGTAACATACAAAGTGCTTtttcacatgtattatctcatttcatcacaCCCATCCTGTGAAGCTGAGACTTTTATCTGAAAATTTTAAGCAAGGAAACAGGCCCAGGGGAGTCAAGTAactcacccaaagtcacacagctagcaagaagCAGATCTGGGGCTCCAGAACCTCTGCTCTTGCTCTCAGGCACCCATTCTGATTCCCTGCCTCTagccccctcccaggccccttCCCGCTGGTCCCAAGGGAGCACTTTCTGCAGAGAAGGGGGACCCTGCACACTTGTTAGGAATAGAGAGGGCTCCAGTTTGGTTCCTATCATCCCTGAGATGGGGAATCTCTGGCCTTCTGCCcatggaggaggcttggggctGCCCTCCACAGTGGGATaattcccccttctcctctgcctcTCTGCCACATAGACCCCTTcctacaaacatacacacacacacaaacacacacacatttatgttcaggccctccctcaccctgccctcACCACCAATCATGACCAACAGGGAAGGGGCAGGTTCTCCCATCCACACCCCTCCCTCTGAGGTGTGGGCGTGGGCCAGGGCTCCTGGCAGCTTGAGGCCCTGAGAGAAGCGCTCAGAGCTAGAGGCTCCTGCTGAGAGCTGTAGGTGGCCCTGCCAGTCTGGCAGGCACTCGCTGGCCCCTCTGCCCAGCACCACCGACTTCGGATGCCCTGCGATGCCCACACCCAATACCTCTGCCCCCCTGCCCGCATTCCGGGGCAACACCTCTGGAGGCAGTGTGCTGAGCGCTGATGATGCTGCGATGCCTATTGAATTCCTAGTGCTGAGGGTTGTGGTTGCCCTGGCCTATGGGCTTGTGGGGGTTGTCGGCTTGCTGGGAAACTTGGCCGTGCTGTGGGTGCTGGGAAACTGTGCTCGGCGAGTTCCTTCCGACACTTTTGTCTTCAACCTGGCTCTGGCAGACCTGGGGCTGGCACTCACTCTCCCCTTCTGGGCAGCTGACTCGGCACTGGACCTCCACTGGCCCTTCGGAGGTGCCCTCTGCAAGATGGTCCTGACGGCCACTGTCCTCAACATCTACGCCAGCATCTTCCTCATCACGGCGCTGAGTGTTGCCCGATACTGGGTGGTGGCCATGGCTGCAGGACCAGGCACCCACCTCTCACTCTTCTGGGCCCGCGTGGCCACCCTGGCAGTATGGGTGGTGGCGGCCCTGGTGACACTGCCCACGGCTGTCTTTGGGGCCGAGAATGAGGTGTGGGGCGTGCGTCTGTGCCTGATGCGCTTTCCCAGCAGGTATTGGATGGGGGCCTACCAGCTGCAGAGGGTGGTGCTGACCTTCATGGTGCCCCTGGGCATCATCACCACCAGCTACCTGCTGTTGTTGGCCTTCCTGCGGCGGCGGCGACGGCGACGGCAGGACAGCA comes from Diceros bicornis minor isolate mBicDic1 chromosome 4, mDicBic1.mat.cur, whole genome shotgun sequence and encodes:
- the RXFP4 gene encoding LOW QUALITY PROTEIN: relaxin-3 receptor 2 (The sequence of the model RefSeq protein was modified relative to this genomic sequence to represent the inferred CDS: deleted 1 base in 1 codon) → MPTPNTSAPLPAFRGNTSGGSVLSADDAAMPIEFLVLRVVVALAYGLVGVVGLLGNLAVLWVLGNCARRVPSDTFVFNLALADLGLALTLPFWAADSALDLHWPFGGALCKMVLTATVLNIYASIFLITALSVARYWVVAMAAGPGTHLSLFWARVATLAVWVVAALVTLPTAVFGAENEVWGVRLCLMRFPSRYWMGAYQLQRVVLTFMVPLGIITTSYLLLLAFLRRRRRRRQDSRVVARSVRILVASFFLCWFPNHVVTLWGILVKFDLVPWDSTFYIIHTYVSPVTTCLAHSNICLNPVLYCLLRQEPRRALADTFRDLRARLWPQGRGWVEQVALNEVGRQWVGSTPPESGPSTVLTKLEKGTTG